The following coding sequences lie in one Anguilla rostrata isolate EN2019 chromosome 8, ASM1855537v3, whole genome shotgun sequence genomic window:
- the LOC135261320 gene encoding E3 ubiquitin-protein ligase NEURL3 — protein sequence MHPLRGVYRNSSFKVVKQMGFNGADLPHKCGLFCLGPLAFHTGAVGDRITLTCGARCAERAWDTFRNGVVFSNRPVRVEEKVRLRVDRSTSHWTGALRVGFTTIQPAHGPPADMAIPNLTKQPGYWAVPLPEDCAWPGSELQFWVNRKGRLMYRGQDGQKYQLLVGLDISRPLWAMIDLYGQTCTVALLGSEKKCLFGTKKSCPTFALPPPSHGDCWSCKKSPPSPELFENNHSRCPSIIDNQRTEDFDTLEDCVVCMSREACVILRCGHQCLCMSCANRVVTDFGTCPLCRQPITQRRIKSMQIT from the exons ATGCATCCACTGAGAGGAGTTTACAGGAATAGCAGTTTCAAGGTTGTGAAGCAGATGGGTTTTAACG GGGCAGATTTGCCacataaatgtggactgttctGTCTGGGACCCCTGGCTTTCCACACCGGGGCTGTGGGGGACAGGATCACCTTAACCTGTGGGGCCAGGTGTGCAGAGAGAGCTTGGGATACCTTCCGGAATGGTGTGGTCTTCAGCAACCGTCCGGTGCGGGTCGAGGAGAAGGTGCGACTGCGAGTGGACCGCAGCACCAGTCACTGGACGGGGGCACTTCGGGTGGGCTTCACCACCATCCAGCCGGCCCACGGGCCCCCAGCAGACATGGCCATTCCCAACCTCACCAAACAGCCTGGGTACTGGGCCGTCCCTTTGCCTGAGGATTGTGCCTGGCCCGGCTCCGAGCTACAGTTCTGGGTCAACCGGAAGGGTAGGCTGATGTACAGGGGGCAAGATGGCCAGAAGTACCAGCTGCTGGTGGGACTGGACATCAGCAGGCCCCTATGGGCTATGATTGACTTGTATGGGCAGACCTGCACTGTGGCTTTATTAG GCTCAGAGAAAAAGTGTCTTTTTGGCACCAAGAAGTCCTGCCCCACCTttgccctgccccctccctcccatggAGACTGCTGGTCATGTAAGAAAAGCCCACCATCTCCTGAACTGTTTGAGAACAACCATAGTCGCTGTCCTTCTATCATTGACAACCAACGGACAGAGG ATTTCGACACACTGGAGGACTGCGTTGTCTGCATGTCCAGGGAGGCCTGTGTCATCCTGCGCTGTGGGCACCAGTGCCTGTGCATGTCATGTGCCAATAGAGTTGTGACAGATTTTGGAACCTGCCCACTTTGCCGACAGCCCATCACGCAACGGCGGATCAAATCCATGCAAATTACCTGA